CCGATGCGATGGCCTCGGAGCCGGGTACCTGGACGGTCGACAGGATGTGGAGCTACATCATGGATCCCAAGGGCGACATCCCGGGCACCAGGATGGGCTTCCGCGGCATCGCCGACGAGGAAGACCTCGCGGCACTGATTGCCTATCTCTCGACGCTGAAGTGAGTGCGGCAGGCCAGAACACTCAGGACTTCGGAGAACGGATGTGACCGACGAGCAGGACCTGAAACACAAGGAGCTCGACGGGCGCAGGATCGCGGCTGAATTGCGGATGGAAACAGCTGCCGAAGTCGCCGCGCTCAAGGACGCCGGCTGGGATCCGCGTCTGATCTCCATCGTGATCGGCGACACCGCCGCTGTCGAGATCTATGTGCGCAACCAGCGCCGTACCGCCGGGAAGGTTGGTATCGCGTTCGACGAGCGGAACTTCCCGGCCGATGTCACCGAACCGGAAATGATCGCCGCGATCCAGGCGATGAACGCCGATCCCCGCGTGACGGGCATCATCATCCAGCGCCCGGTGCCGCCGCAGATCAACGTCAAGCGCCTGCAGAGCGCGATTCATCCCCTCAAGGATGTCGAGGGCCTGCATCCGACCTCGATCGGCAATATCGTCTACAACGAGATCGAGCTTGGCCCCTGCACAGCCATGGCCTCGGTCCACATGCTCAGGAACACGGGCCTTTCGCTCTCGGGCCTTGAGGTGGTCGTGGTCGGCCATTCCGAAATCGTCGGCAAGCCCATCGCCTTCCTGCTGATGGCCGAGGGCGCAACGGTCACCGTCTGCCATCACATGACGCGCAACCTCGCCGTCCATTGCCGCCAGGCGGATGCTGTCTTCGTCGCGGTCGGCCGTCCCGGACTGGTCATCGGCAACATGATCAAGCCGGGTGCGGCGGTGATCGACATCGGCATCAACCGCGTCGTCGAGGACGACGGCACCGAGCGCACCGTAGGCGACTGCGATTTCGAGAGCTGCCGCGAGATCGCGGGCTGGATCACACCGGTCCCCGGCGGCGTCGGCCCTGTCACCGTCGCCATCCTGATGCACAACACGGTGACCGGTGCCAAGCGCCAGAAAGAGTTCTACTCCTCCACCTTCACCGCCGATGCCTGGACGACGGGACCCGACGCAGCAGCATCGGCCTGGCGTCAGACGTCGTAGCCGTCTGGTCCCGCGAAACCGCTGATCTTCCGCTTCATCAGTGCTGCCAACTCAGTGCCGCGAAGCGGATCGTCGTGTGATCCCTGAGGTCGTGTGCGAGACAGGGGCCGACGGGCTCAAGGCCGACCAGCTCCGATCGCCGGGATCGTGCCAGCCTTGAGCGCATGGCGCAGGAGGTCGAAAAGGCATCAATCGTCATGGCGCATTCCCCTGTCGTGCTTCCAGGTACGCGACAGATTGCATCTCGACCAGGCGCGAGGCCGTTCGCTGGAACTCGAAGCTGCCGTCGCCCATGGGGTAGAGCCGATCCGGCGTCGCGTCGGCCGAGCAGATCAACCCGACCCGGTTCTCATAGAAAATGTCGATCAGCGTGACGAAGCGCTTGGCCTCGTTGCGCTGCTCCCATGTCATGGCCGGGATGCCGTCAATGATCACCGTGTGAAAAGCCTCGGCAATCGCGAGGTAGTCCGCGCTGCCCAGAGGCCTTTCGCAGAGTTCGGCGAAGTCGAAGCGGGCGATCTGGCGGGCCTGCTGCGCCACATGGTGCACTCGGCCCTGAACCTCGATCTCCATGGCCTCGATATCGGCATCGCCCACCAGCCGGGCGAAGGCCTTGTCGAGCACCTGGCGCGCCATGGCGTCGGCCGGGACGACATAGAGATCCGCGCCCGCAAGGAAGGCCATGCGGTAGTCCCGGTCGGCATCGACCGCGACGATGTCGAGCCGTTCCTCCAGCATGGCGATGAAGGGCAGGAAAAGCTGGCGGTTGATACCGCCGGCGTAGAGATCCTTCGGGTGGCGGTTCGAGGTTGCCACCATCACGACGCCGCGGGCGAAGAGCTTTTCGAACAGCCGGCCCAGGATCATAGCGTCAGCGATATCGGTGACATGGAATTCGTCGAAACAGAGCAGCATGCCCGGCCGGCTCAGGTGGTTCGCGACTGCCTCGATCGTATCGGAATCGCTGCCGTGACCGCCGGACTGCCGCTCCACATGGATCGTCCGGTGCACCTCCTGCATGAAAGCGTGAAAGTGCACCCGGCGCTTGGCCACACCCTCGACGGTCTCGTAGAACAGATCCATCAGCATCGATTTCCCGCGCCCGACGCCACCGTGGAGATAGACACCGCGCGGTGCGGGCGGCGCCTCGGTGCGGCCGAACAGACGGGACAGCAGCCCGCCCGCGACCTTGACCGGTGCGCCGAGCTCGCGCATCAGCCGATCGAGCCGGACCATCGCCGCTTCCTGCACGGGATCGGGCGTCAGCCCACCTGGCCCGCAGAGTGCGTTGTAGCGGTCGAGAGGACCCTTGGACATATGGAGACCGGCGCGAGAGAGGCTTCCGTGTAGACCGGATTTCGGGGTTCTGTCACGGCGAGCCATGACCCTGCGCCGGGGCTGGCGTGGGATCGTTTCGACAAGGTGGACCACGCCATGGCCGATCCCGATCCCTGTTTCACATCCGCCACCGAACTCGCCCGCCGCATCCCGACCAGGGAGATATCGCCCGTCGAGATCGTCGAGAGTCGTGAAGCGACCTTCCGGTACTTCGTCCAGGCTTCGCGCGTAGCGGCGAGGGAGCCGTTGATGCCGATCACCCCTTGGCCGTGCCCGGCTGCTTAGCTGGCGGCGCTGATTGGCTGTCCGGTAGCCTGCCCTGGAGGATATCCCGTTCGGATCGAATCAGTCTGAGCGGGTGAATCCGCTCTGGCGGCGAGGCACGATCAGGGCGTCGACGGATGTGCAGCCCTCGGTGTGAACGATCAGCGGATTGATGTCGATGCCCTCGATCCAGGGGGCATGGGCAACGGCGAAGTCGGACAGCGCCCTGAGTGCGGTGATGAGGGCGGCGCGATCGGCCGGCGGTGCACCCCGGAAGCCATCGAGCAGCGTTGCCAGACGCCCGCCCTCGATCAGTGCTTCGAAGTCGCCGGGTGCGGGCGGCAGGCAACACATTTTGACCTCGTCGAAGAGCTCGGCCAGCACGCCGCCCGGTCCGACCGCAAGCACGAGGCCGAAGGCCGGATCGCGGGCGATGCCGGCGATGACCTCGACGCCCGGTCCGGCCATCGCTTGCACTGCGATCGCAGTCTCACCGGCTGCGGCATCCATGGCACCGAGCTTCTCCGTGAGGCGACCCCAGGCCGCGCGCACGGCATCGGCGTCGCCGAGCCGCAATTCGATCAGGCCGTGTTCGCTGCGGTGGGGGATGGCATCGCCCACCGCCTTCATGACCGCCGGGTAGCCGATCTCGCCGGCCGCCACGACGGCGTCGTCAACATCGGTCGCGATCCGCTCCGGGGACGCGGGCAGGCCGGCTGAGGCGAGCAGCCGCTTGGCGTCAATCTCATGGACCGAGGCGCGTCCGGACCAAGACGGTGCCTCGCCGTGCGCGGTTTCGGCGTTGCTTCCGAAGGTGCGGCCATTGACCCAGTCCGCCACCTTGCACACGGCGCTCAGTCCCTGGGTCAGACCCGACAGCATGGCGATGCCGAGCTTCGTCATCTCCTCGACCTGGTGTGTCTTCATCACGCCGTGGCGCGAACTCATGAGATAGAAGGGCAGGTCGCGTCCCTCGAAATTCCGTTCCATCATGCCGCGCACGATCTCGTCCTGGCCGAGGTAGTCGACCGCCTGGCCGTCGTTGGCATCGAGCAGGACGCCGACAGCGTCGTAGTCGCCGCAGGTAAAGAGCTGGTTGAGCGTGACGCTGAAGTTGGCGGCGAAGTCGCCCTGGCCCCAGGAATCGGCCGGGTTGCCGTCGCCGGTCAGCGGGCCGATCCCGCTCTCGATCCTCTGGCGGATCTCGGGCCGGAGCGGCGGAAAGTCGAAGCCGGCGCGTTCAGCCATGTCGAGCAAAAGCCCGGCGTGGCCGCCCGAACCTGTGACAACGCTGAGCCGCTTGCCGCGCGGCAGGTTCCTGCCGTGCAGAACGGCGAGCACCTCGGTCATCTCCTCCATGCTCTCGACCTCGATCGCGCGGTGCGCGCGCAGCATTGCCGAGAAGACACGCGCCTCGCCTGCCATGCCGCCGGTGTGTGTCGCGATCGCCGTCTGGGCGCGGGCCGATTGTCCCGCCTTGAGCACGACCACGGGCTTGCCGGCATCGGCTGCCCGGTCGAGTGCGGCGACGAAACGCTCGGGATCGCGGATGGTCTCGGTGAAGAGCGCGATGATCCCGGTCGCGGGATCGTCGATCATGTGTTCGACGAACATGGCGCTTGTTGTGACCGCCTCGTTGCCGGTCGAGACGACATGGCTGAAGCCGTAGCGCCGGGTGTCGGTCAGCATGCCGATCGAGATCGAGCCCGACTGCGACACGAAGCCGACCTTGCCGGTCAGGCGTTCACGGTCGAGCACGTCCATCATGTAGGCATGGCTGCGGTTGGCGAGGCTCATCGCGCCCATGCAATTGGGTCCGCACAGAACGATGCCGTTCTCGCGGCAGATCTCGACGATGCGCGCCTGCTGGCGTGCGCCGTCCTCGCCCGCTTCGGCGAAACCGCCGGCGAAGATCACAAGCGCGCCCACGCCGATCCCGGCGGCCTCCTCAACCGCTGTCAGCACGCGTTCCTGCCCGAGACAGATGGCGGCCAGGTCGACCGGCGACCCGATCGCCGCGAGGTTCCGATGGCAGGCGTGCCCCAGCACCTCGGCGCGCCCGGGATGCACCGGGTGGATCGCGCCGCCAAAGCCGAGCGCACCCAGCGATTCGACAATCGTGCGGCCGATCGAGATTCGGTCCGAAGCACCGACGACTGCAATGGACATCGGGTTGAGCAGGCTGTCGAGGGCCATGGGGCAGACTCCGACGGACACAGGCGTGCCCGCGTCGTTACGGCCAGCCCGCGCGGAGGTCAACGTCCGGTGATAGTTGCACTGCCACGATCCCGGCCCTTGAGCGGATCGCACTTCGTTGGAACCGCAAGCGGTTCCAACGAAGTGCGTGAATCCGCTCTGCATCTTTAAAGACTCAGAGCATATCCCGTTCAGATTGATTCAATCTGAACGGGATATGCTCTAGCCTCCCGATACCTGAAGCGGGGAAGAGCAGTTGGATATCGACTACGGCCACGATCTCGAGGCCTTTCGCACCGGGATCGGCGAACGCATTCGCGCCATCCTTCCCGACGATCTGCGCGACAAGATCCGGCGCGAGCATCGCGGACTCGACTACCGCGACACCGGCCGCTGGACCCGCATCCTCTGGGAGCAGGGCGGCTGGTCGGTTCCGGGCTGGCCCGTTGAACATGGCGGGCCCGGCTGGACCTGGCCGCAGCAATACCTGTTCGAACGGACACTCGCCGACTGCGAGGCGCCGCCGCTCAACATCTTCTCGGCGGGCATGGTCGGCCCGGCCCTGATCGCGTTCGGCACCGAGGACCAGAAGGCGCGCTTCCTGCCCGGTCTGGCCAACGGCGACATCATGCTCTGCCAGGGCTATTCGGAACCCGACGCAGGGTCCGATCTCGCCTCGCTCAGGTGCCGTGCCGAACGCGACGGCGATCGCTACATCATCAACGGCACGAAGATCTGGACCACCGACGCCCATCACGCGAACTGGATGTTCGGCCTGTTTCGCACCGACAGCTCGGGCAGGAAACAGCACGGCATCACGCTCCTGCTGCTCGACATGTCCACACCCGGCATCACGCTGAGCCCGGTGCTGACCTTCGAGGGCAACCACGAGGTCAACCAGACCTATTTCGAGAACGTCCGCGTGCCGGTCGAGAATCGTATCGGTGAGGAGCATCGGGGCTGGGGCATCGGCAAGTACATCCTGGGCATGGAACGCTTCGGTTCGGCGGAGGTGAGCCGGACCAGGGGCATGATGCGCCGGCTGAAGGCCATTGCGGCGGAGGAGCCGCGCGGCGATCGCCGGGTGATCGACGATCCCCGATTCGCGCTCGACCTGGCGCGCGCCGAAATCGCCCTGCGTGCGGTCGAGCTGACCGAGCAGCGCATGCTCTTCGGCCCCGGCGGTCCCGACGCGATGGGCTTCGAGGCCTCGCTCCTGAAGGTACGTGGCACCGAGGTGCAGCAGCAGGTCATGGGCCTGATGGTCGAAGCGCTGGGCAGCTACGGTGCGATCGACACCGATGGGATCGCGCCCGGCGGCGACAACGCCGAACCGCTGGGACCGGATGCTGCGGTCCATGCGGCGGACATCTTCTACAACATCCGCAAATCGACCATCTGGGGCGGCTCGACAGAGGTGCAGAAGAACATCATTGCCAAGGCCGTTCTGGGTCTGTGAGGCGGGCATGGATTTCTCGCTGACCGAAGACCAGACCCTGTTCCGCGACACGATCGGTCGTGTCGTCGCCGATCTCTTCCCCTTCGAACGGCGCCAGGCGGCGGTCGCGAGCGCCGAAGGCTTCCGCGCGGAAGACTGGTCGCAGCTCGCCGAACTCGGCTGCATGGCCGCCGCCTTTCCGGAAGATTGCGGCGGGCTCGACGGCGGACCCGAGGCGCTCATGCTGGTGGCCGAAAGCATGGGCCGTCATCTGGTCAACCTGCCGTTTTTTGCCAGCGTCGTGCTGGGCGGCCATGCCGTGCTGTTCGGCACCCGCGACGACCGGCGCCAGGCCATCCTTCCCGCCGTCGCCGACGGTTCGGTCCGGCTTGCCCTGGCGGTCGCGGAGCGTCAGTCCGGTTTCGATCTCGCCGATGTGGCGACCCGGGCCCTGGCGGACGGCGATGGCTGGGTCATCGCAGGCCGGAAGGACATGGTCCTTTACGGCCAGGCTGCCGACACCCTGATTGTCTCCGCACGCACAGCGGGGGACCGGAACGACCGGGACGGGATCGGCCTGTTTGCCGTGCCGGCATCGGGGCCCGGCGTCACGCTGTCGGGCTTTGCCCTGCACGACGGCGGGCGCGCGGCCAACATCCGTTTCGATAACGTGCGCGTGGCAGACCATGCGCTCCTCGGTGAGGCCGACGCCGGGCTGCCCGTGCTCGAACGCGTGCGCGACCACGGCATCGCCTTTCTGTGCGCCGATGCGGTGGGGTCGATGTGGCAGGTCCACGAGACCACGCTCGAATACCTCAAGACACGCCAGCAGTTCGGCCAGACCCTCGGTTCCTTCCAGGCACTCCAGCACCGCATGGTCGATGTCTACATGAGCTGCGAACTCGCCCAGTCGATGGTGCTTGAGGCAACGCTCAACCTCGACAAGGACGCGGCAACACGCAGCCATGCCGCATCGGCCGCCAAGGTCGCGGTCGGCGAGGCCGTACGCAAGGTCGCCGAGGAAGGCGTGCAGCTTCACGGCGGCATCGGCATGACGTTCGACATGCCCCTTGGCCATCACCTCAAGCGCGCGATGGTCATGAACGCGACGCTGGGCGATGTCCGTCATCATCTCGAGGCCTGTGCGGGCCGGGCCCGCAGCGGACAAGCGGAGGAACGATCATGTCCGATATCCTGAGGACGGAACGACGCGGCAAGGTTCTGGAGGTCACGCTCGACCGGCCGCCGGTCAATGCGATCGATGCGGCGACGTCGATGGCGCTCTACAATGCCTTTCGCGAGCTTCAGGACGACGACAGCCTGCTCGTCGGCATTATCACCGGCACCGGCGACCGCGCCTTCTCCGCAGGCTGGGACCTCAAGGCCGTGGCAGCCGCCGACAGGCTCGATGAGGTCGACGTCGAGGAATCGCCCGGGGGGTTCGCCGGCCTGACCGAGTTCTGGGATCTCACGAAACCGGTCTTCGCCGCGGTCAACGGCTTTGCCATCGGCGGCGGGTTCGAGCTCGCCCTGTCGGCCGACATCGTCATTGCTGCCGAGCATGCCGAGTTCTGGCTGCCGGAGATGGAGCGCGGGTTTCTGGCGAGCGCGGGCGCCATCCAGCGTCTGCCACGCCGCATCCCCTACAACGTCGCCATGGACCTCTTCTTCACGGGTCGGCACATGGATGCCGCCGAGGCCAGGCACTGGGGCCTGGTGCGCGATGTCGTCCCGGCCGACCGGCTTATGGACCACACCCGCGCGCTCGCCGAAAAGCTGAGCGAAGGTGCGCCGCTCGCGCTCCAGGGCATGAAGGCGATCATGCCCGCGATCATGACCCTGCCGCTCGACCAGGCCATGCACAGGACCAGGCCCGGCAACTCCGGCGTCGACGTCTACGAGCGCATGATGGCTTCCGAGGACGCGATCGAGGGCCCCCGCGCCTTTGCCGAGAAGCGCAAGCCGAACTGGAAAGGGCGCTGACAGACCGCACGTGACGCGGAGGCCACGCGTGACGCCGCGACGACGATGACGCCACAACAGATGAGCGAACGGATGAGCGAACTGATGAGCGATGCCATCGATACGGCCCGGAGCCCATCCCGTTTGGAGCGAACCAATCCGAACGGGTGACGATGCTATGAGTCTTCAGGATGCAGAGCGGATCGCCCCTGGCTGGAACCGCTCCGCTACCCCTCCGAAACGCTGCTCACGGACCATCGCTCCCCGCCGGACCACGGTCCGCAAGCGGTCAAGGCACCGGCTTCAATCGCCACGCGCCGTCCTCGCCCTTCTCCAACGGCCAAACAAGGCCCTCCGGCAGGCTCTTCGGCGGTGGAAAGGGCTGGGCGCTGCGCAGCATCTCCTGCGTCAGACCGAGCGCGCCGGAGAGGTCCGCTTCGGTGAGACCTGCTCCGGTGAGATCCGCTCCACCGAGGGCCGCGCCGTTGAAGTCCGCGCCGAAGAGGGCCGCGCCGTTGAGGTTCGCGCCGTCGAGGAGCGCGCCGTTGAGGTTCGCGCCGTTGAGGTTCGCGTCGGTGAGGTTCGCGCCTAAGAGAGCCGCGCCTAAGAAGTTCGCGCGTGAGAGGTTCGCGTCGGTGAGGTCCGCGCCGGAAAGGTTCGCGTGGTGGAGGATCGTGTTGTAGAGGATCGCGTCTCTAAGGTTCGCGCGGGAGAGGTTCGCATCGGGGAGGTTCGCGTTGGTGAGATCCGCGCCGGAAAGGTTCGCGCCGGAAAGGTTCGCGCCGGAGAGATTGAGCCTCAAGGAAGCTTCGATGTCAGCCAATCCGCCTTGACCGGACAGACGCTTTCGGCATTCCGACACCGCCCTTATTGCCGCTTCAACATCCGTCGGGCACCCTTGGTCCGCGTGTTTCGAGTTTGTTGCATCGTTGGCGCTATCGACCGCCCTTGCCCCTTCGGACTCGGTCGGGTGCCTCGCGAACGCGCAAAGCAGCTGCATGATCTGGACGTGATAGTCCTCGGGATGGTCTTGAGCCAGCCGCTCCAGTGCGTAGATGCCGCCCATGCGGGTGGCCAGCGTGGCACTGCCCAGCATGTCCGCGCCCTTCTGGTAGCGCTCGTTCCGAAGGCCGCGCTCGGAGGTGTCCGCCTGCCTGTTGGCGATTTTCGCCTGCTCGTTAGCGGTTTCCGCCTGCCTGTTGGCGATTTTCGCCTGCTCGTTAGCGATTTTCGCCTGCTCGTTAGCGACGACACTCCGCCATCCAGCCAGCAGCAGGCCGATGACAGCCGCAAGTACGAGCACCAGGTCGGACAGGGAGTCGCTTTTGCATGCGCCTTCATCCCTCGCCTTTTCGTCAAACAAACCCCACCCCGAGCACAGCGCCTCCTGAATGGCCGGCAACGCCAGCAGCACCGCCGGAATGGCCAGTAGCACCAGCAGCCAGCCCCGGCCCTGAATCTTTCCCCAAAGGTTCCGAAGTCTCGTCATCCTGTCACCGTCCCTCCCCGCCGGACCATGATCCACAAGCGATCAGGGCTCTGGCTTCACGGCTTCGGTCGCCACTCGCTGTCCTCGCCCTCCTCGCCCTCCTCGAACGGCCAAACCAAGCCCGCCGGCAGACTTTCCGGCGGTGGCGAGGGCCGGGCGCTGCGCAGCCTCTCCTGCGTCAGACCGGTCACGCCGGTGAGGTCCGCGCCGGTGAGGTCCGCATCGGTGAGGTTCGCGCCGGTGAGGTCCGCGCGGGCGAGGTTCGCGCCGGTGAGGTCCGCGCGGGCGAGGTTCGTGTCGGTGAGGTTCGCGCCGGTGAGGTCCGCGCCGGAGAGATTCGCGCCGGAGAGCTTCGCGTTGGTGAGGTTCGCGCCGGAGAGGTCCACGCCGGAGAGATTCGCGTTGGTGAGGTTCGCGTCGGGGAGGTCCGCGCCGGTGAGGTGTGCGCCGGAGAGGTCCGCGCCGGAGAGGTCCGCGCCGGAGAGGCGTGCGCCCTTGAGGTGCGCATCGGTGAGGTTCGCGCCGTTGAGGTCCGCGCGGGCGAGGTTCGTGTCGGTGAGGTACGTGTCGGTGAGGTTCGCGCCGGAGAGGTTCGCGCCGGAGAGCTTCGCGTTGGTGAGGTTCGCGTCGGGGAGGTCCGCGCCGGTGAGGTGTGCGCCGGAGAGGTCCGCGCCGGTGAGGTCCGCGTCCTTGAGGTGCGCGTCGGGGAGGTCCGCGCCGGAGAGGTTCGCGCCGGAGAGGTCCGCGCCGGAGAGGTCCGCGCCGGAGAGGTTCGCGTTGGTGAGGTACGTGTCGGAGAGGTTCGCGCCGGAGAGCTTCGCGCCGGAGAGCTTCGCGTTGGTGAGGTTCGCGTTGGTGAGGTACGTGTCGGAGAGGTACGTGTCGGAGAGGTTCGCGCCGGAGAGATCGGGCCTCCAGGAAGCTGCGATGTCAGTCAATCTGCCTTGACTGGACAGACGCTTGCGGCATTCCGCCACCGCCCTTGCCGCCGCTTCGACATCCGTCGGGCACCCTTGTTCCGGGTGTTCCGGGTCTGTTGCATCGCCGGCTTTATCGGCCAGCCTTGCCGCTCCGGGCGCGGTCGGATGCCTCGCGAGCGCGCAAAGCAGCTGCATGATCTGAACGTGATAGTCCCCGGGATGGTCTTGAGCCAGCCGCTCCAGTGCGTAGATGCCGCCCATGCGGGTGGCCAGCGTGTCACTGCCCAGCATGTCCGCGCCCTTCTGATAGCGCTCGTTCCACAGACCGCGCTCGGAGGTTTTCGCCTGTCTGTGAGCGACGACACTCCGCCATAAGGCCAGCGGCAGGCCGATGACAGCCGCAAGTATCAGCACCAGGTCGGACAGGGAGTTGATTTTGCATACGGCATCACCCCCATTCTTGTCGTCAAACAAACCCCACCCCGTGCACAGCGCCCACTGAATGGCCGGCAACGCCAGCAGCGCCGCCGGAATGGCCAGCAACAGCAGTGCCACAGGAAACCACTTGCGCCATGCCGGCAGCTGGCGCCACCAGCCCTGAAGCTTCCCCCAAAGGTCCCGAAGTCTCGTCATCCTGTCACCTTCCCTCTCTTGTGGACCATGGTCCGCTGCACAAGGCGCGACCGGCAGGGCCCCTTGCGAAAACAATCCCCCGCCGCCTCGCACGAGGCGGGACCATGTTTGATGGGAAACGCCCCTCTTGTCCATACATGAAACCGAAGGGAATTACATTACTTGACGCCACAGGCTGGGCACCCTGTGCAGAATGCAGCACACAGGGAAACAGGACGTGGCGCACAAAGGACCCGGCAAGGCACCCGCAAAGGCCTCACTCTCTTTCTGGTCCATGCTCAAGCGGGGCTATGTCGGCACCTTCCACAAGATTAGCGCCAAGCACCTGCAAAAGTAGGTGCAGGAGTTCGCCGCACGGTACAACATGCGCGAGCTTGATACGCTGGCGCAGATGCAGGCATTTGTCGCCGCCATGATCGGGAAGTGCCTGACCTACGACGCTCTTACTTGCGAGTAACATACGGAAAGGGAATGACCAATGAGCCCTGCAAGAGGGAACTGCATCGTTTCGCCGAACAGCCTCACCCCAAACCAGCTAGCGCTGACGCTCATGAACGACATGGCAAGGCCGATGTTCCCGGACTTGCCGGAAAAGACGTTCGACATCATCTATGCCGATCCGCCGTGGGACTACAAAGGACAATTGCAGCACGCAGGGCCGGGCAGCAGGGACACAGGCGGCGCGGAACACCATTATCCGACGGTGACACTGGACGGGCTGAAAAAACTGGCCGTCCCCAAAATTTCCGCCGTGGACTCGCTGCTCTTCATGTGGGCAACAAACCCGCATCTCGATCAGGCTATCGAGTTGGGCAAGGCGTGGGGCTTCGCGTGGGCGACCGTCGCGTTTGTGTGGGACAAGGTTCGGGTCAATCCGGGCTTTTACACCATGAGCCAATGCGAACTGTGTCTGGTATTCAAGCGCGGTAAAATACCAAGCCCAAGAGGGGCGCGGAACATTCGCCAGTTTGTGAGCGCAAAACGGACTGGTCATTCCGAAAAGCCTGCCGAAGTCCGTCACAGGATCGAAGCCATGTTCCCGGATGCGCGAAAGATCGAACTGTTTTCTCGATCCCGCAACGCCGGGGATTGGGCCATGTGGGGGCTTGAAGCACATGGCGCGTGAGCATTTAGAGGGTAGGAAGCCATGGCAAGACCTTGCCGGTTCTCGCGGCGCTGTGGCCGAGGACGTGTTCAGCGTGATCATGGAGGCCCACCTTGAGAACACAGGGTTCAGCACGGTTCATAAGCCGAAGGATCTGGCGGGTATCTACGGGCGGCGTACCGGCAAAGATGGAAGATCACGCCTACACGGCATTCATCCCGAATACGCAATCAAGAACACGACCACCGGCAAGTCAATCTACGTCGAGATCAAGCGGCAAAGAGCGGCTGGCAACGCTCATGAACGTGCTTGCAAATACATGATGCCGGGGATTCTGGCCTCTGCTCGAAAGATCGCCAGGCAGAAGGCCGACGTGGTTCCTTTCTGGTGGGTATTTACCAACGGACTGGCGAAGGATCGCTACTACCGGCAGGAGATTGCGCATTGGTTCCAACGGATA
The genomic region above belongs to Rhodospirillales bacterium and contains:
- a CDS encoding bifunctional 5,10-methylenetetrahydrofolate dehydrogenase/5,10-methenyltetrahydrofolate cyclohydrolase; amino-acid sequence: METAAEVAALKDAGWDPRLISIVIGDTAAVEIYVRNQRRTAGKVGIAFDERNFPADVTEPEMIAAIQAMNADPRVTGIIIQRPVPPQINVKRLQSAIHPLKDVEGLHPTSIGNIVYNEIELGPCTAMASVHMLRNTGLSLSGLEVVVVGHSEIVGKPIAFLLMAEGATVTVCHHMTRNLAVHCRQADAVFVAVGRPGLVIGNMIKPGAAVIDIGINRVVEDDGTERTVGDCDFESCREIAGWITPVPGGVGPVTVAILMHNTVTGAKRQKEFYSSTFTADAWTTGPDAAASAWRQTS
- a CDS encoding cell division protein ZapE, which produces MSKGPLDRYNALCGPGGLTPDPVQEAAMVRLDRLMRELGAPVKVAGGLLSRLFGRTEAPPAPRGVYLHGGVGRGKSMLMDLFYETVEGVAKRRVHFHAFMQEVHRTIHVERQSGGHGSDSDTIEAVANHLSRPGMLLCFDEFHVTDIADAMILGRLFEKLFARGVVMVATSNRHPKDLYAGGINRQLFLPFIAMLEERLDIVAVDADRDYRMAFLAGADLYVVPADAMARQVLDKAFARLVGDADIEAMEIEVQGRVHHVAQQARQIARFDFAELCERPLGSADYLAIAEAFHTVIIDGIPAMTWEQRNEAKRFVTLIDIFYENRVGLICSADATPDRLYPMGDGSFEFQRTASRLVEMQSVAYLEARQGNAP
- a CDS encoding acetate--CoA ligase family protein yields the protein MALDSLLNPMSIAVVGASDRISIGRTIVESLGALGFGGAIHPVHPGRAEVLGHACHRNLAAIGSPVDLAAICLGQERVLTAVEEAAGIGVGALVIFAGGFAEAGEDGARQQARIVEICRENGIVLCGPNCMGAMSLANRSHAYMMDVLDRERLTGKVGFVSQSGSISIGMLTDTRRYGFSHVVSTGNEAVTTSAMFVEHMIDDPATGIIALFTETIRDPERFVAALDRAADAGKPVVVLKAGQSARAQTAIATHTGGMAGEARVFSAMLRAHRAIEVESMEEMTEVLAVLHGRNLPRGKRLSVVTGSGGHAGLLLDMAERAGFDFPPLRPEIRQRIESGIGPLTGDGNPADSWGQGDFAANFSVTLNQLFTCGDYDAVGVLLDANDGQAVDYLGQDEIVRGMMERNFEGRDLPFYLMSSRHGVMKTHQVEEMTKLGIAMLSGLTQGLSAVCKVADWVNGRTFGSNAETAHGEAPSWSGRASVHEIDAKRLLASAGLPASPERIATDVDDAVVAAGEIGYPAVMKAVGDAIPHRSEHGLIELRLGDADAVRAAWGRLTEKLGAMDAAAGETAIAVQAMAGPGVEVIAGIARDPAFGLVLAVGPGGVLAELFDEVKMCCLPPAPGDFEALIEGGRLATLLDGFRGAPPADRAALITALRALSDFAVAHAPWIEGIDINPLIVHTEGCTSVDALIVPRRQSGFTRSD
- a CDS encoding acyl-CoA dehydrogenase family protein produces the protein MDIDYGHDLEAFRTGIGERIRAILPDDLRDKIRREHRGLDYRDTGRWTRILWEQGGWSVPGWPVEHGGPGWTWPQQYLFERTLADCEAPPLNIFSAGMVGPALIAFGTEDQKARFLPGLANGDIMLCQGYSEPDAGSDLASLRCRAERDGDRYIINGTKIWTTDAHHANWMFGLFRTDSSGRKQHGITLLLLDMSTPGITLSPVLTFEGNHEVNQTYFENVRVPVENRIGEEHRGWGIGKYILGMERFGSAEVSRTRGMMRRLKAIAAEEPRGDRRVIDDPRFALDLARAEIALRAVELTEQRMLFGPGGPDAMGFEASLLKVRGTEVQQQVMGLMVEALGSYGAIDTDGIAPGGDNAEPLGPDAAVHAADIFYNIRKSTIWGGSTEVQKNIIAKAVLGL
- a CDS encoding acyl-CoA dehydrogenase family protein is translated as MDFSLTEDQTLFRDTIGRVVADLFPFERRQAAVASAEGFRAEDWSQLAELGCMAAAFPEDCGGLDGGPEALMLVAESMGRHLVNLPFFASVVLGGHAVLFGTRDDRRQAILPAVADGSVRLALAVAERQSGFDLADVATRALADGDGWVIAGRKDMVLYGQAADTLIVSARTAGDRNDRDGIGLFAVPASGPGVTLSGFALHDGGRAANIRFDNVRVADHALLGEADAGLPVLERVRDHGIAFLCADAVGSMWQVHETTLEYLKTRQQFGQTLGSFQALQHRMVDVYMSCELAQSMVLEATLNLDKDAATRSHAASAAKVAVGEAVRKVAEEGVQLHGGIGMTFDMPLGHHLKRAMVMNATLGDVRHHLEACAGRARSGQAEERSCPIS
- the caiD gene encoding crotonobetainyl-CoA hydratase; this translates as MSDILRTERRGKVLEVTLDRPPVNAIDAATSMALYNAFRELQDDDSLLVGIITGTGDRAFSAGWDLKAVAAADRLDEVDVEESPGGFAGLTEFWDLTKPVFAAVNGFAIGGGFELALSADIVIAAEHAEFWLPEMERGFLASAGAIQRLPRRIPYNVAMDLFFTGRHMDAAEARHWGLVRDVVPADRLMDHTRALAEKLSEGAPLALQGMKAIMPAIMTLPLDQAMHRTRPGNSGVDVYERMMASEDAIEGPRAFAEKRKPNWKGR